The following proteins are encoded in a genomic region of Tenacibaculum sp. 190524A05c:
- a CDS encoding isocitrate lyase, with protein MKNLPQGSYNSALETVRNLKEKFGKSWNAISPESAARMATQNRFRTGLDIAKYTASIMRKDMADYDADSSQYTQSLGCWHGFVAQQKMIAVKKHNKTTDKKYLYLSGWMVAALRSEFGPLPDQSMHEKTAVAGLIEEIYDFLRQADAIELNDLFRRLEAGEDVQDQIDNFETHIVPIIADIDAGFGNEEATYLLAKKMIQAGACAIQIENQVSDAKQCGHQDGKVTVPHEDFIAKLNAVRYAFLELGVEDGVIVARTDSEGAGLTQKLPVSQEPGDLASQYLDFVECEEVSLDQVTNNEVLLKRDGKLVRPVRLANGLYKFREGTNIDRVVLDCVTSLQNGADLLWIETPTPHVGQIAAMVNRVKEVVPNAKLVYNNSPSFNWTLNFRTQVYDAMVEAGEDVSGYDRGNLMDAKYDGSELCNRADEKIRTFQLDGAREAGIFHHLITLPTYHTTALHMNDLAEGYFGEKGMLAYVKGVQRQEIRKGVSCVKHQRMAGSDLGDDHKTFFSGDNALKAGGSKNTSNQFDSKATEEEVATATV; from the coding sequence ATGAAAAATTTACCACAAGGAAGTTACAATTCTGCATTAGAAACGGTAAGAAACTTAAAAGAAAAGTTCGGTAAATCTTGGAACGCGATTAGTCCAGAAAGTGCTGCTAGAATGGCGACACAAAACCGTTTTAGAACTGGTTTAGATATTGCTAAATATACAGCTTCAATCATGAGAAAAGATATGGCAGATTATGATGCTGATTCTTCTCAATATACTCAGTCTTTAGGATGTTGGCATGGATTTGTTGCTCAACAAAAGATGATTGCGGTTAAAAAACATAATAAAACTACAGATAAAAAATATTTATACTTATCAGGTTGGATGGTAGCGGCATTACGTTCTGAATTCGGGCCATTACCAGATCAGTCTATGCACGAGAAAACTGCAGTTGCAGGATTAATTGAAGAGATTTATGATTTCTTACGTCAAGCAGATGCTATCGAATTGAATGATTTATTCAGAAGGTTAGAGGCTGGAGAAGATGTGCAAGATCAAATCGATAATTTCGAAACACATATTGTTCCGATTATTGCTGATATCGATGCTGGTTTTGGAAATGAAGAAGCTACTTATTTATTAGCTAAAAAAATGATCCAAGCTGGTGCTTGTGCAATCCAAATTGAAAATCAAGTATCAGATGCGAAGCAATGTGGACACCAAGATGGAAAAGTAACTGTTCCGCATGAAGATTTTATTGCAAAGTTAAATGCTGTTCGTTATGCATTCTTAGAATTAGGAGTTGAAGATGGAGTTATTGTTGCAAGAACAGATTCGGAAGGAGCTGGATTAACTCAAAAATTACCTGTAAGTCAAGAGCCAGGAGATTTAGCTTCTCAATATTTAGATTTCGTTGAATGTGAAGAGGTTTCTTTAGATCAAGTTACAAATAACGAAGTATTATTAAAAAGAGATGGGAAATTAGTTCGTCCAGTAAGATTAGCTAATGGATTATATAAGTTTAGAGAAGGAACAAATATCGATAGAGTTGTTTTAGACTGTGTTACAAGTTTACAAAATGGAGCTGATTTATTATGGATTGAAACGCCAACGCCGCACGTAGGTCAAATTGCAGCAATGGTAAACAGAGTAAAAGAAGTTGTTCCAAATGCAAAATTAGTTTACAACAATTCACCATCATTTAACTGGACTTTAAATTTCCGTACACAAGTGTATGACGCAATGGTTGAAGCTGGAGAGGACGTGTCTGGTTATGATAGAGGGAACTTAATGGATGCTAAATATGATGGTTCTGAATTATGTAATAGAGCAGATGAGAAAATTAGAACATTCCAATTAGATGGTGCTAGAGAAGCTGGAATTTTCCACCACTTAATTACATTACCGACGTACCACACAACTGCACTTCATATGAATGATTTAGCAGAAGGATATTTCGGAGAGAAAGGAATGTTAGCTTACGTTAAAGGAGTACAACGTCAAGAGATCAGAAAAGGAGTTTCTTGTGTGAAACACCAAAGAATGGCAGGATCTGATTTAGGAGATGATCACAAAACATTCTTCTCAGGAGATAATGCTTTAAAAGCTGGTGGATCTAAGAATACATCTAATCAGTTTGATTCAAAAGCAACAGAAGAAGAAGTTGCAACAGCAACGGTATAA
- a CDS encoding microtubule-binding protein gives MSDDFDLLETNSNEKTEKVDVNWGKAIDSMKSKLAQEDDPQVRQKILNATLDDVVNMAEKDRTTLLDAIKDLTDYQDEVGIIFEKFSSLNADEQKIIDDAQKALERARIELEDAQNKPDTWWNNLWGRKSKIAKAEQELKDAEKVRAGADNKAKAMFQERIESADVQTLLSELSYKSQAAVTRLKEREVEIKEVEDKLQVAIVEATKNHTKALEKKKEIEGQLEEQYALLKQARQELEEIADKQSAEYAQAIGKVTKLEQKVEELEGLKNAYTTLAASKDSFVHKHNLTIKVLTSLRSNLQTHRAKLKSDTEERLKYYDGYIVALKARTDQEFAAILEHLGVKTDEHIGETLAAMHTASAKARQEMMDNIPVHEKVMQGVYSSYAEALQEIREKDSEIQKNFADRYGIDMKELFEDYYKADGSAPTGDDTPANDPEPESNDDDLLS, from the coding sequence ATGTCTGATGATTTTGATTTATTAGAAACTAATTCTAACGAGAAAACAGAAAAAGTTGATGTTAATTGGGGGAAAGCTATCGATAGCATGAAATCTAAATTAGCTCAAGAAGATGATCCACAAGTAAGACAGAAAATATTAAATGCAACATTAGATGATGTTGTGAATATGGCAGAAAAAGATAGAACTACACTTTTAGATGCTATTAAAGATTTAACAGATTACCAAGATGAAGTAGGAATAATTTTTGAGAAGTTTTCTTCTTTAAATGCAGATGAGCAAAAAATTATTGATGATGCTCAGAAAGCGTTAGAAAGAGCAAGAATTGAACTTGAAGATGCTCAAAATAAGCCAGATACTTGGTGGAATAATTTATGGGGAAGAAAAAGTAAGATAGCGAAGGCAGAGCAAGAGTTAAAAGACGCTGAAAAAGTTCGTGCTGGTGCTGATAATAAAGCAAAGGCAATGTTCCAAGAGCGTATTGAAAGTGCTGACGTACAAACGTTATTATCAGAGTTGTCTTACAAATCTCAAGCTGCTGTTACTCGTTTAAAAGAGCGTGAAGTAGAGATTAAAGAAGTAGAAGATAAGTTGCAAGTTGCAATTGTAGAAGCTACTAAAAATCATACGAAGGCATTAGAGAAAAAGAAAGAGATTGAAGGTCAGTTAGAAGAGCAATACGCTTTACTAAAACAAGCTCGTCAGGAATTAGAAGAAATTGCTGATAAGCAGTCTGCTGAATATGCTCAAGCTATTGGAAAAGTAACGAAATTAGAACAAAAAGTAGAAGAACTTGAAGGGTTAAAGAACGCGTATACAACTTTAGCTGCAAGTAAAGATAGTTTCGTTCATAAGCATAACTTAACAATTAAAGTATTAACTTCTTTACGTAGTAACTTACAAACGCATAGAGCTAAATTAAAGTCAGATACGGAAGAGCGTTTAAAGTATTATGATGGTTATATCGTAGCATTAAAAGCAAGAACTGATCAAGAATTTGCGGCTATTTTAGAACATTTAGGAGTTAAAACAGATGAGCATATCGGAGAAACTTTAGCTGCGATGCATACTGCAAGTGCTAAAGCTCGTCAAGAAATGATGGATAATATTCCAGTTCATGAAAAAGTAATGCAAGGAGTGTACAGTTCTTATGCAGAAGCTTTACAAGAAATTCGTGAGAAGGATTCTGAAATTCAAAAGAATTTTGCGGATCGTTACGGAATTGACATGAAGGAATTATTCGAAGATTATTACAAAGCAGATGGTAGCGCTCCAACTGGAGATGATACTCCTGCTAATGATCCAGAGCCAGAGTCAAACGACGACGATTTATTATCATAA
- a CDS encoding DUF1963 domain-containing protein has translation MTIKKVKDKISKDTTVFTVGGFRPKNTIQESWIGKVSAYKAEETIPIDKKGELMLPLAQIYIPNLPFIHPKISSTKILTVFISNEYPECLEKMGENWVIREYKSLDEIKIKDLSNSKSYIKPFPLKAEKRQDCPIWDGGGLSEELEDEILELENNGEIEDYYDIADFHQYEHKIGGFPSYCQSGIGIYDGFGDGFEFVFQITSDEKINLNVIDNGSLMFAKNEQTNEWSLYYDFY, from the coding sequence TTGACAATTAAAAAAGTAAAAGATAAAATTTCAAAAGACACTACTGTTTTTACTGTTGGTGGATTTAGACCTAAAAATACTATTCAAGAAAGTTGGATTGGAAAAGTTTCAGCTTACAAAGCTGAGGAAACTATTCCAATTGACAAGAAGGGAGAATTGATGCTTCCTTTAGCTCAAATTTATATCCCGAATTTACCATTCATTCATCCGAAAATATCAAGTACAAAAATATTGACTGTTTTTATCTCAAATGAATATCCAGAATGTTTGGAAAAAATGGGAGAAAATTGGGTAATAAGAGAATACAAAAGTTTAGACGAAATTAAAATTAAAGATTTATCAAACTCTAAGTCTTATATAAAGCCGTTTCCTCTAAAAGCAGAAAAAAGACAAGATTGTCCAATTTGGGATGGTGGTGGTTTATCAGAAGAATTAGAAGATGAAATACTCGAACTGGAAAATAATGGAGAAATTGAAGATTATTATGATATAGCTGACTTTCATCAGTATGAGCATAAAATAGGTGGATTTCCTTCCTATTGCCAATCTGGAATTGGAATTTACGATGGATTTGGTGATGGATTTGAGTTTGTATTTCAAATTACATCTGACGAAAAAATAAACCTTAATGTAATCGACAATGGAAGTCTAATGTTTGCTAAAAACGAACAGACTAATGAATGGAGTTTATATTATGATTTTTATTAA
- a CDS encoding thioredoxin family protein codes for MKKLLLITILLSTQLIFCQDDCNTEILNEKVQITPNDKESLLTFAQKLNSLERCGLDKTDLEIFNNSPIMTSIMMDILAKENTEPYTYQTILDKLLLITETENYQKNIKPRYKTLIGFTKKKAHIKNWESDKLTLKKLEIPEKYIEKLFNELKNSSDKDQTYKQILERIETNNTPKNNIEFQPVEYNQDKIFENYGEIDYEKILEKSKTNKKPILLYFTGYACVNAVKMEQRVLSQKQIIDKLKTDFNFVSVYVDDNKPLPEKKWVTSRKGKLIKTVGRKNYELQITKFKSGIQPYFVIIDGNGEIIKSQGYSDLDTFTKFIE; via the coding sequence ATGAAAAAACTACTCTTAATAACAATACTCTTATCTACTCAACTCATTTTTTGTCAGGATGATTGTAATACTGAAATTCTGAATGAGAAAGTTCAAATAACCCCTAATGATAAAGAAAGCTTATTAACATTTGCTCAAAAACTGAATTCACTTGAAAGGTGCGGGTTAGATAAAACAGATTTAGAAATATTTAATAATAGTCCTATTATGACTAGTATTATGATGGACATATTGGCTAAGGAAAATACCGAACCTTATACATACCAAACAATATTAGATAAACTATTATTAATTACAGAAACAGAAAATTATCAAAAAAACATCAAGCCTAGATATAAAACATTAATTGGTTTCACTAAAAAAAAGGCTCATATTAAAAATTGGGAATCGGATAAACTAACACTTAAAAAGTTAGAAATACCAGAAAAATATATCGAGAAACTATTCAATGAATTAAAAAACAGCTCTGATAAAGACCAAACCTATAAACAAATACTCGAAAGAATTGAGACCAACAATACCCCAAAAAACAATATAGAGTTTCAACCTGTTGAATACAATCAGGACAAAATTTTTGAAAACTATGGTGAAATAGATTATGAAAAGATTTTAGAAAAAAGTAAAACAAATAAAAAACCAATTTTACTATATTTCACAGGTTACGCTTGTGTAAATGCAGTTAAAATGGAACAAAGGGTATTATCACAAAAACAAATAATTGATAAGTTAAAAACCGACTTCAATTTTGTTAGTGTTTATGTTGATGATAATAAACCTCTACCTGAAAAGAAATGGGTTACATCGAGAAAAGGCAAACTTATAAAAACGGTAGGTAGAAAAAACTATGAATTACAAATAACTAAATTTAAATCAGGAATTCAACCTTACTTTGTGATCATAGATGGAAACGGAGAAATTATAAAAAGTCAAGGATATTCAGATTTAGATACTTTTACTAAATTTATTGAATAA
- a CDS encoding acyl-CoA carboxylase subunit beta, protein MDINFNKNEDHNKLLASDLKQRLAKIKLGGGEKRIQKHHEKGKLTARERIDYLLDNDSESIEIGAFAGEGMYKEHGGCPSGGVVIKIGYVKGKQCIVVANDATVKAGAWFPITGKKNLRAQEIAIENRLPIIYLVDSAGVYLPMQDEIFPDKEHFGRIFRNNAVMSSMGITQIAAVMGSCVAGGAYLPIMSDEALIVDKTGSIFLAGSYLVKAAIGEAIDNETLGGATTHCEISGVTDYKAKDDKDALDRIKNVMDKIGDFEKAGYNRSESKAPAKDENEIFGILPKARHEQYDMMEIIDRLVDNSEFDEYKAGYGQTIITGYARIDGWAVGIVANQRKIVKSKGAKTKPSEMQFGGVIYSDSADKATRFIANCNQKKIPLVFLQDVTGFMVGSKSEHGGIIKDGAKMVNAVSNSVVPKFTIVVGNSYGAGNYAMCGKAYDPRLIAAWPSAELAVMSGASAAKVLLQIETAALKKKGEEITKEKEEELFNKIKSRYDEQISPYYAAARIWTDAVINPLDTRKWISMGIEAANHAPIEKPFNLGVIQV, encoded by the coding sequence ATGGACATTAACTTCAATAAAAACGAAGACCACAATAAATTATTAGCTTCGGATTTAAAACAGCGCTTAGCCAAAATTAAATTAGGAGGAGGAGAAAAAAGAATTCAAAAACATCACGAAAAAGGTAAATTAACAGCAAGAGAACGAATTGATTATTTACTTGATAACGATTCTGAATCAATTGAAATTGGTGCTTTTGCTGGAGAAGGAATGTATAAAGAGCATGGTGGATGTCCTTCCGGTGGTGTAGTCATTAAAATAGGATATGTAAAAGGTAAGCAATGTATTGTAGTAGCAAATGATGCCACTGTAAAAGCTGGAGCTTGGTTTCCTATCACAGGAAAAAAGAATTTAAGAGCTCAAGAAATTGCCATTGAAAACAGATTACCAATTATTTATTTAGTGGATTCTGCTGGAGTTTACCTTCCGATGCAAGATGAAATATTCCCAGACAAGGAACATTTCGGACGAATTTTCAGAAATAATGCCGTAATGAGCAGTATGGGAATTACACAAATTGCCGCTGTTATGGGAAGTTGCGTTGCTGGTGGAGCGTATTTACCAATTATGAGTGATGAAGCTTTAATTGTAGATAAAACTGGAAGTATATTTTTAGCAGGAAGTTATTTAGTAAAAGCCGCTATTGGTGAAGCTATTGACAATGAAACTTTAGGTGGAGCAACAACACACTGTGAAATTTCTGGAGTTACTGATTACAAAGCTAAAGATGACAAAGACGCTTTAGATCGTATTAAAAATGTAATGGATAAGATTGGAGACTTTGAAAAAGCTGGATACAACAGATCAGAAAGCAAAGCTCCTGCAAAAGATGAGAATGAAATCTTTGGAATTTTACCAAAAGCGCGTCACGAACAATACGACATGATGGAAATCATCGATCGCTTAGTGGATAATTCTGAATTTGACGAATATAAAGCTGGTTATGGTCAAACTATTATTACTGGTTATGCAAGAATTGATGGATGGGCAGTTGGAATTGTAGCAAACCAAAGAAAAATTGTAAAATCAAAAGGCGCTAAAACTAAGCCTAGTGAAATGCAATTTGGTGGAGTAATTTATTCAGATTCTGCCGATAAAGCCACTCGTTTTATTGCAAACTGTAATCAGAAGAAAATTCCTTTAGTATTCTTACAAGATGTTACTGGATTTATGGTAGGAAGTAAATCTGAACATGGTGGAATTATTAAAGACGGAGCTAAAATGGTAAATGCTGTTAGTAATTCAGTAGTTCCTAAGTTTACTATTGTAGTTGGAAATTCTTATGGAGCAGGAAACTATGCAATGTGTGGAAAAGCGTATGATCCAAGATTAATCGCTGCTTGGCCAAGTGCCGAATTAGCCGTTATGAGTGGCGCTTCTGCTGCAAAAGTTTTATTACAAATAGAAACTGCTGCCTTAAAGAAGAAAGGTGAAGAGATTACCAAAGAGAAGGAAGAAGAATTATTTAATAAAATTAAATCTAGATACGACGAACAAATTTCTCCGTATTATGCTGCTGCTCGAATTTGGACAGATGCAGTTATTAATCCGTTAGATACAAGAAAATGGATTTCAATGGGAATTGAAGCAGCAAACCATGCTCCAATTGAAAAGCCATTTAATTTGGGAGTTATTCAAGTTTAA
- the aceB gene encoding malate synthase A has translation METKAILKEIQFKGFEADSYKSILTPEAKAFLIELHVKFNNKRLELLKERVKTQAYFDEGNFPSFPEETKAIRNSDWVCKPLPQDLLDRRVEITGPVDRKMVINALNSGAKTFMADFEDSNSPTISNILNGQQNLFDANTKTISFYNEKKDKTYSLNDETAVLLVRPRGLHLNERHFVLDGEEMSGSLVDFGLYFFHNIKVLLEQGTATYFYLPKLEHYLEARWWNEVFVFAQEYLGVAQDTIKATVLIETITASFQLDEIIYELKDHMAGLNCGRWDYIFSYIKKFRNHEGFLVPNRAQVTMSSPFMKAYSQRVVQRCHVRRVHAMGGMAAQIPVKNDEEANKTAYAKVEGDKLQEVKNGHDGTWVAHPGLVKVAMDVFNEHMPTANQIDNKREDLTVTEEELVEMPVGTVTETGIRDNINVGILYIESWLAGNGAAALYNLMEDAATAEISRTQIWQWLHKGVRLESEEQFDIEMYQDLKAQEIEKIKELVGEESFSNRRFDLAIQLFDDLVLSEDFEEFLTLPAYQYI, from the coding sequence ATGGAAACTAAAGCAATTCTTAAAGAGATTCAGTTCAAAGGGTTTGAAGCTGATTCTTACAAGTCAATTTTAACGCCAGAGGCGAAGGCTTTTTTAATTGAGTTACACGTCAAGTTTAATAATAAACGTTTGGAGTTGCTTAAAGAAAGAGTCAAAACACAAGCGTATTTTGATGAAGGTAACTTTCCTTCTTTTCCAGAAGAGACAAAAGCAATAAGAAATTCTGACTGGGTGTGTAAGCCATTACCTCAAGATTTATTAGATAGGAGAGTGGAGATTACTGGTCCTGTGGATAGAAAGATGGTGATTAATGCTTTGAATTCAGGTGCAAAAACATTTATGGCGGATTTTGAAGATAGTAATTCTCCAACAATCTCTAATATATTAAACGGTCAACAAAATTTATTTGACGCAAATACGAAAACGATTTCGTTCTATAACGAAAAGAAAGATAAAACCTATAGTTTAAATGATGAAACAGCTGTTTTATTAGTGAGACCAAGAGGTTTGCATTTAAATGAAAGACATTTTGTGCTAGATGGAGAAGAAATGTCAGGATCATTAGTGGATTTTGGATTGTACTTCTTCCATAACATTAAGGTGTTGTTAGAGCAAGGAACGGCAACGTATTTTTATTTACCAAAATTAGAGCATTATTTAGAAGCAAGATGGTGGAATGAGGTTTTTGTTTTTGCGCAAGAATATTTAGGTGTTGCTCAAGATACAATTAAAGCTACTGTACTTATTGAGACAATAACAGCTAGTTTTCAATTAGACGAAATTATTTACGAATTAAAAGATCATATGGCGGGTCTTAATTGTGGGAGATGGGATTACATTTTCTCGTACATAAAGAAGTTTAGAAATCATGAAGGGTTTTTAGTGCCAAACCGTGCGCAAGTAACAATGAGCTCGCCATTTATGAAAGCATATTCTCAAAGAGTAGTTCAACGTTGTCATGTTCGTCGTGTTCACGCAATGGGAGGAATGGCTGCTCAAATTCCTGTTAAAAATGATGAAGAAGCGAATAAGACAGCTTATGCTAAAGTAGAAGGTGATAAGTTACAAGAAGTTAAAAATGGTCACGACGGAACTTGGGTTGCGCATCCAGGGTTAGTTAAGGTTGCGATGGATGTGTTTAATGAGCACATGCCAACTGCAAATCAAATCGATAATAAACGTGAAGATTTAACGGTTACAGAAGAAGAATTAGTTGAAATGCCAGTTGGTACAGTTACGGAAACTGGAATTCGTGATAATATAAATGTTGGGATTCTTTACATAGAAAGTTGGTTAGCAGGAAACGGTGCTGCTGCTCTCTATAACCTTATGGAAGATGCAGCTACTGCGGAAATTTCTAGAACTCAAATTTGGCAATGGTTACATAAGGGAGTTCGCTTAGAAAGTGAAGAGCAATTTGATATTGAAATGTATCAAGATTTAAAAGCTCAGGAAATCGAGAAGATTAAAGAATTAGTAGGAGAGGAGTCATTTAGTAATAGAAGATTTGATTTAGCGATTCAATTGTTTGATGATTTAGTCTTGTCAGAAGACTTCGAAGAGTTCTTAACACTTCCAGCTTATCAATACATTTAA
- a CDS encoding YebC/PmpR family DNA-binding transcriptional regulator: protein MGRAFEFRKARKMKRWSAMAKTFTRIGKDIVMAVKEGGPNPETNSRLRVVIQNAKAANMPKDNVARAIKKASDKDTANYKEVLFEGYAPHGIAIVVETATNNNNRTVANVRAAFNKCNGNLGTSGSVVFMFDHVVNFKVKEESLGMDLEEFEMEMIDFEVEEVFTDDEDNSVMLYAPFGQFGAIQGYLEENNIEIISSEFERIPTTTTKLGEEQQADVEKLLERLEEDDDVNQVYHSMEM from the coding sequence ATGGGAAGAGCATTTGAATTTAGGAAAGCAAGAAAAATGAAACGTTGGTCTGCAATGGCTAAAACTTTTACCAGAATTGGTAAAGACATAGTTATGGCGGTAAAAGAAGGTGGACCGAATCCTGAAACCAATTCTCGTCTACGTGTAGTTATCCAAAATGCAAAGGCTGCAAACATGCCTAAGGATAACGTAGCTCGTGCAATTAAAAAAGCATCAGACAAAGATACTGCAAACTATAAGGAAGTTTTATTTGAAGGATATGCTCCTCATGGAATTGCCATTGTAGTAGAAACTGCAACAAACAATAACAACAGAACAGTTGCTAACGTAAGAGCGGCATTTAATAAATGTAACGGAAACTTAGGAACTTCTGGATCGGTTGTATTTATGTTTGATCATGTAGTAAACTTTAAAGTGAAAGAAGAATCTTTAGGAATGGACTTGGAAGAATTCGAAATGGAAATGATCGATTTCGAAGTTGAAGAGGTTTTTACAGATGACGAAGATAACAGCGTCATGTTGTATGCTCCATTTGGACAATTCGGTGCAATTCAAGGATACTTAGAAGAGAACAATATTGAAATTATTTCGTCTGAATTTGAAAGAATACCTACAACAACAACTAAGCTTGGAGAAGAACAACAAGCTGACGTAGAGAAACTTTTAGAGCGTTTAGAAGAAGATGACGATGTAAATCAAGTTTATCACTCGATGGAGATGTAA
- a CDS encoding helix-turn-helix domain-containing protein: MLLEEQYIRLIFGLKLKQIRTEKNLSLFGLAKLTGLSKSYLNEIEKGKKYPKTDKIAILAENLEVPYDHLVSLKLDKNLAPIGEILQSKILKEIPLDLFGIQENNLIDIVANAPAKVNAFISTIIKISQNYNLTRESFFLASLRSYQEAHNNYFDDIETSVEKFAKAYQINLDEKITSEDLKEILIEEFNYKIDTKELSKHKNLTDIRNIYIPKKNTLILSKEISEAQKTFIFAKEIAYNFLEIKDRLYTFPWIKFESFDQVLNNFIASYFAGALIIPKKKLVKQLKDLFEKKDWNPLRLHKILTSYNCSDETFYQRLTNILPTSFNIKNLFFLRFTHKKDSPTYRLSKELHITQQQAPHANRNQEHYCRRWVSIKTIQDFENSNQKKSSSGIQISSYENSTNEYLVLSSANKDPFKKDIYRSISIGMLLSPHLKRKVKFFKEDTFEKNVVGVTCESCSVKDCMERVAEPWILEKKARYKEIENSIKNIIESYE; encoded by the coding sequence ATGTTATTAGAAGAACAATATATTCGCCTGATTTTTGGGCTTAAACTGAAGCAAATAAGAACCGAGAAAAACCTATCTCTTTTTGGTTTGGCAAAACTGACAGGATTATCGAAATCTTACTTAAATGAAATTGAAAAAGGAAAGAAATATCCTAAAACAGATAAAATCGCAATTTTAGCAGAAAACCTTGAAGTACCTTACGATCACTTGGTTTCTTTAAAACTAGATAAAAACTTAGCTCCTATTGGTGAAATCCTACAATCCAAAATTCTTAAAGAAATTCCTTTAGACTTATTTGGAATCCAAGAAAACAATCTAATTGATATTGTAGCGAATGCACCTGCTAAGGTCAATGCCTTTATAAGTACTATTATTAAAATATCGCAGAATTATAATTTAACACGAGAAAGTTTCTTTTTAGCTTCTTTACGTTCTTATCAGGAAGCGCACAATAATTATTTTGACGATATAGAAACTAGCGTTGAGAAATTCGCAAAGGCTTACCAGATTAATCTTGATGAGAAAATTACTTCTGAGGATTTAAAAGAAATTTTAATCGAGGAATTCAATTATAAAATTGACACCAAAGAACTTTCTAAACACAAGAATCTTACAGACATAAGAAATATATATATTCCTAAAAAGAATACCTTAATCTTAAGTAAAGAAATATCAGAAGCACAAAAGACATTTATTTTTGCAAAGGAGATTGCCTATAATTTCTTAGAGATTAAGGATAGGTTATACACTTTCCCATGGATTAAATTTGAAAGTTTCGACCAAGTATTAAACAACTTTATTGCTTCTTATTTTGCCGGAGCTTTAATTATTCCGAAGAAAAAACTAGTCAAGCAATTAAAGGATTTATTCGAGAAAAAAGATTGGAATCCACTAAGATTACATAAAATATTAACAAGCTATAATTGCTCTGATGAAACTTTTTATCAGCGTTTAACCAATATTTTACCAACGTCATTTAATATTAAGAATTTATTCTTCTTACGATTTACACATAAAAAAGATTCACCAACATACAGATTAAGCAAAGAGCTTCACATAACACAACAACAAGCTCCGCACGCCAATAGAAATCAAGAACATTATTGTCGACGATGGGTTTCAATAAAAACCATTCAAGATTTTGAAAATTCAAACCAGAAAAAATCTTCATCAGGAATTCAAATATCTTCGTATGAAAATTCAACGAATGAGTATTTAGTGCTGTCTTCTGCAAATAAAGATCCGTTTAAAAAAGACATTTACAGAAGCATCAGTATTGGAATGTTATTATCACCACATTTAAAACGAAAAGTAAAGTTTTTTAAAGAAGATACTTTTGAGAAAAATGTTGTTGGAGTCACTTGTGAATCATGCTCTGTAAAAGACTGTATGGAACGTGTTGCAGAACCTTGGATCTTAGAAAAGAAAGCACGTTATAAAGAGATAGAAAACTCTATTAAAAACATCATAGAATCATACGAGTAA
- a CDS encoding DUF6794 domain-containing protein — MKNLLFIFIFISIICCKAQERIPKELKYSFEYLDKNWEKKEIEIFKNITENDSTTPRKYHFGIGMHLRNNLLRHNEQSKNLTNFFNSIGIRHYDDMSSIILTSYHRYLNNQDIELQSQVDKYVEYWKPIIECQKNMKLKAVKLYNKYKTGDTLSIKMPVGENNSVIDYPCSNGTLEWIFNESKDLFIRGVITDKYNINSDTNVFFKVKILNKNHPETKIMMEEVNIGDEFNFTLSTFWRIE; from the coding sequence ATGAAAAACCTACTTTTTATATTTATTTTTATTTCTATTATTTGTTGTAAAGCTCAAGAAAGGATTCCAAAAGAGCTGAAATACTCATTTGAATATCTTGATAAAAATTGGGAGAAGAAAGAAATTGAAATTTTTAAGAATATTACAGAAAATGATTCTACCACACCTAGAAAATATCACTTTGGTATTGGAATGCACTTAAGAAATAATCTCTTGAGACATAATGAACAATCAAAAAATCTAACCAATTTTTTCAACTCCATCGGAATTCGTCATTACGATGATATGTCCTCAATAATTCTGACTTCTTATCACAGATATTTAAATAATCAAGATATAGAATTACAATCACAAGTCGATAAATATGTGGAATATTGGAAACCAATAATTGAATGTCAAAAGAATATGAAATTAAAAGCAGTTAAGCTTTATAACAAATATAAAACTGGAGACACTTTAAGCATAAAAATGCCTGTTGGCGAGAATAATAGCGTTATAGATTATCCTTGCTCAAACGGAACTTTAGAGTGGATATTTAATGAATCAAAAGACCTTTTTATAAGGGGAGTAATTACTGATAAGTATAATATTAACAGTGATACAAATGTGTTTTTTAAAGTTAAAATTTTAAATAAGAATCATCCAGAAACTAAAATCATGATGGAAGAAGTAAATATTGGAGATGAATTCAATTTTACGCTTTCGACCTTTTGGAGAATAGAATAA